In Kaistella faecalis, a genomic segment contains:
- the glmS gene encoding glutamine--fructose-6-phosphate transaminase (isomerizing): MCGIVGYTGFQDAYEVVINGLRRLEYRGYDSAGIVLDSENSDFVVAKTKGKVDDLVAISGALSGKSNVGMGHTRWATHGVPSDRNSHPHVSNNGKIALVHNGIIENYDTIKIMLTEKGFTFQSETDTEILVNLIQFFMDTNAEIDFPTAVRFALNEVYGAYAITVMHDDYPGVLVVARLGSPLAIGLGDKEYFIASDASPFVEFTKEAVYLEEGHMATISLEKGVDIRNIKDNEKVIPEIQELKLSLEQIEKGGYEHFMLKEIFEQPKSIHDTLRGRLLVDEGIIKMAGIWDHLDRISQAQKITIIACGTSWHAGLIGEYLIEEFARIPVEVEYASEFRYRNPIISEKDVVIAISQSGETADTMAAIKMAREKGAFIYGICNVVDSSIARITDAGSYTHAGPEIGVASTKAFTAQLTILSLIALKLGKHNGHLSNQEFMKLITELDALPKKVEEVLESTHEITKDIAKNFVDSQNFLYLGRGYNFPAALEGALKLKEISYIHAEGYPAAEMKHGPIALIDENMPIVIIAPKQGHYDKIVSNVQEIKARKGKVIAVVNKGDTQVSAMADYVIEFPETSECFSPIIASVPLQLLAYYIAVYRGANVDQPRNLAKSVTVE; encoded by the coding sequence ATGTGTGGTATCGTAGGATATACCGGTTTTCAGGATGCATATGAAGTTGTAATCAACGGGCTTCGTCGCTTAGAATACCGCGGTTATGACAGTGCAGGAATTGTACTTGATAGTGAAAACTCAGACTTTGTTGTAGCTAAAACAAAAGGTAAGGTTGATGATTTGGTAGCCATTTCAGGGGCTCTTTCAGGGAAGTCAAACGTAGGAATGGGTCATACCAGATGGGCAACGCATGGTGTGCCGAGTGACAGAAACTCCCACCCGCATGTTTCCAATAACGGTAAAATTGCCTTGGTGCATAATGGTATTATCGAAAATTATGATACTATTAAAATTATGCTCACCGAGAAAGGATTCACCTTTCAGTCAGAAACAGATACCGAGATTCTGGTTAACCTTATTCAGTTTTTCATGGATACCAATGCGGAAATCGATTTTCCTACGGCGGTTCGCTTTGCACTGAATGAAGTTTATGGTGCATATGCAATTACGGTAATGCACGATGATTACCCTGGCGTACTTGTAGTAGCCCGATTAGGTTCTCCGTTGGCAATTGGTCTTGGTGATAAAGAATATTTTATCGCTTCCGATGCTTCACCTTTTGTTGAATTTACCAAAGAGGCTGTTTACCTTGAAGAAGGTCATATGGCTACAATCTCTCTCGAAAAGGGGGTTGATATTAGAAACATAAAGGATAATGAGAAAGTAATTCCTGAAATTCAGGAACTTAAATTAAGCCTTGAGCAGATTGAAAAAGGAGGTTATGAACATTTCATGCTTAAGGAAATTTTTGAACAGCCAAAATCTATCCATGATACATTAAGAGGAAGACTGCTTGTAGATGAGGGAATCATTAAGATGGCCGGAATCTGGGATCACCTCGACAGAATCAGCCAGGCGCAGAAAATTACAATTATCGCCTGTGGGACTTCATGGCACGCAGGATTAATTGGTGAATATTTAATAGAAGAATTTGCAAGAATTCCTGTAGAAGTTGAATATGCCTCAGAATTCCGTTACAGAAATCCAATCATCAGCGAAAAAGATGTGGTAATTGCCATTTCCCAGTCGGGTGAGACTGCAGATACTATGGCCGCTATAAAAATGGCGAGAGAAAAAGGAGCTTTCATTTACGGAATCTGTAACGTGGTAGATTCTTCAATCGCAAGAATTACTGATGCCGGATCCTATACTCATGCAGGACCGGAAATTGGTGTAGCTTCAACAAAAGCATTTACTGCCCAGTTAACGATTCTTTCGCTTATTGCCCTAAAATTAGGAAAACACAACGGACACCTGAGTAATCAGGAGTTCATGAAACTTATTACAGAACTCGATGCACTTCCGAAAAAAGTAGAAGAGGTTCTGGAAAGTACGCACGAGATTACAAAAGATATTGCCAAGAACTTTGTTGATTCTCAAAACTTCCTTTATCTAGGCAGAGGTTATAATTTCCCTGCGGCATTGGAAGGGGCATTGAAGCTTAAAGAAATCTCTTATATTCATGCCGAGGGATATCCCGCAGCAGAAATGAAGCACGGACCAATCGCTTTAATCGATGAAAACATGCCGATTGTGATTATTGCTCCTAAACAGGGACATTACGATAAGATTGTAAGTAACGTTCAGGAAATTAAGGCACGTAAAGGTAAAGTAATCGCAGTTGTAAATAAAGGTGATACTCAGGTTTCTGCAATGGCAGATTATGTTATTGAGTTCCCCGAAACATCAGAATGTTTCTCGCCAATTATCGCATCTGTACCTTTGCAGTTACTGGCCTATTATATTGCTGTTTACCGTGGGGCAAATGTGGATCAGCCGAGAAATTTGGCAAAATCAGTAACTGTAGAGTAA
- the gldK gene encoding gliding motility lipoprotein GldK yields the protein MKRIFLILISASVVISCSKGGGGSAGKPGVKGELVPKGKSKSFVAERPYGMVAVPAGSYVMGMADQDFTNTPEKALLKTVTVSSFFMDESEITNAEYRVFINYVRDSIARSLLAEAAGDGGSTGDGNSIADFAYASKKAGDTKNAYQEFMDSQGGREGYDESKKLDWSVPLRWKTSDYPDAQYAEILESMYLPPAERINNERILDSRKLLYSYHWEDVEASIKDKSRGANYLKKESIAVYPDTTVWIKDFNYAYNEPLYDGYFWHSAYKNYPVVGVTWDQARAFCDFRSKMKSDWNESQKKKKQKPMSFRLPTEAEWEYAARGGKENATYPWGGPYLQDDRGCYLANFKPKRGNYIEDEKKGTYTYTAPVKQFQKNGFGLYDMAGNVAEWTESPYNNATYQFASTLNPYLSNEAYKEPRKSVRGGSWKDVGYLLMTGARDYERKDSARSYIGFRTVQDIPEGTAKFKKRTN from the coding sequence ATGAAAAGAATATTTCTTATATTAATATCAGCATCTGTAGTAATCTCTTGTTCTAAAGGTGGTGGAGGTTCTGCCGGCAAACCCGGAGTGAAAGGAGAATTGGTTCCTAAAGGGAAATCTAAATCCTTTGTAGCAGAAAGACCTTATGGTATGGTAGCTGTGCCTGCAGGTTCCTATGTAATGGGGATGGCAGATCAGGATTTTACCAATACTCCAGAAAAAGCACTTCTTAAGACGGTAACCGTTTCTTCATTCTTCATGGATGAGAGTGAAATTACCAATGCAGAATACCGCGTTTTTATCAATTATGTAAGAGATTCAATTGCAAGATCTTTACTTGCGGAAGCTGCTGGCGACGGCGGATCTACCGGTGACGGTAATTCGATAGCAGATTTTGCATATGCTTCAAAAAAGGCGGGTGATACTAAAAATGCTTATCAGGAATTTATGGATTCTCAGGGAGGCAGAGAAGGTTACGATGAATCGAAAAAACTAGATTGGTCGGTTCCGCTCCGTTGGAAAACTTCTGATTATCCGGATGCTCAGTATGCAGAAATTTTAGAATCTATGTATCTTCCACCAGCTGAAAGAATCAATAACGAGAGAATTTTAGACAGCAGAAAGCTTCTTTATTCTTACCATTGGGAAGATGTAGAGGCTTCTATTAAAGACAAATCCAGAGGAGCAAATTATCTGAAAAAAGAAAGTATCGCAGTTTATCCGGATACTACGGTTTGGATTAAAGATTTCAATTATGCCTATAACGAACCTTTATACGACGGATATTTTTGGCACAGTGCCTACAAAAACTATCCTGTAGTTGGAGTAACATGGGATCAGGCAAGAGCATTTTGTGATTTCAGATCTAAAATGAAATCTGATTGGAATGAAAGTCAGAAGAAGAAGAAACAAAAACCAATGTCGTTCCGTCTTCCTACCGAAGCAGAATGGGAATATGCTGCTAGAGGAGGTAAAGAAAATGCAACTTATCCTTGGGGCGGACCTTATTTGCAGGATGACCGTGGCTGCTATCTCGCAAACTTCAAACCGAAACGTGGTAATTATATAGAAGACGAGAAAAAGGGAACCTATACATATACAGCACCTGTTAAGCAGTTCCAGAAAAATGGTTTTGGATTATATGATATGGCAGGGAACGTTGCAGAATGGACCGAATCTCCTTATAACAATGCAACCTATCAATTTGCTTCTACCTTAAATCCTTATCTTTCAAATGAAGCTTATAAAGAACCGAGGAAATCTGTTCGGGGCGGATCCTGGAAAGATGTTGGCTATCTATTGATGACCGGCGCCAGAGATTACGAAAGAAAAGATTCTGCAAGAAGTTATATAGGATTCCGAACCGTTCAGGATATTCCTGAGGGAACTGCCAAATTCAAAAAAAGAACAAACTAG
- the gldL gene encoding gliding motility protein GldL, whose product MFKTKEAVYNFIYSFGAAIVILGALFKLTHWSLGPLTGNVTLAIGLITEAIIFIIFAFDAPKSEESYAWENVYPELLDKDANPNPKHSSLGIQSAEVKELEVSLSDKLDKMLADAKLDVNLFERLRTGIDKFSSSVDQINQTVDVTGATQRYNDQLTLAASHLESMNALYALQLEHGKTQTEYSKKYVEDMQRSAAHSEKFNEELTGLTSNLNSLNRVYGGMLSAMKS is encoded by the coding sequence ATGTTTAAAACTAAAGAGGCTGTATACAATTTTATCTATTCATTTGGAGCAGCAATCGTAATTTTGGGAGCATTATTCAAATTAACCCACTGGAGCTTAGGTCCTTTAACAGGAAATGTAACGTTAGCAATCGGTCTTATCACAGAAGCGATTATCTTTATCATCTTTGCATTTGATGCACCAAAATCCGAGGAATCTTATGCCTGGGAAAATGTATATCCAGAATTACTTGACAAGGATGCAAATCCAAACCCAAAACATTCCTCATTAGGTATTCAGTCTGCTGAAGTAAAGGAATTGGAAGTTTCTCTTTCAGATAAATTAGATAAAATGCTTGCTGATGCAAAATTAGATGTAAACTTATTCGAGAGATTAAGAACAGGTATCGACAAGTTTTCAAGTTCTGTAGATCAGATTAACCAAACTGTAGATGTTACGGGAGCTACCCAAAGATACAACGATCAGTTAACACTTGCTGCGAGCCACTTAGAAAGCATGAATGCATTGTATGCACTGCAATTGGAGCACGGTAAAACCCAAACTGAATACAGCAAAAAATATGTGGAAGATATGCAGAGATCTGCAGCTCATTCAGAAAAATTCAATGAAGAATTAACAGGATTAACTTCAAACCTTAACAGTCTTAATAGAGTGTACGGCGGTATGCTTAGCGCAATGAAATCATAG
- the gldM gene encoding gliding motility protein GldM, producing MAQGKQTPRQKMINLMYLVFIAMLAMQIDQEIIRSYDDTNNTLTSTRKLVEEKNDKIFEKTLEAKQVNTPETYTKPLEDYRGLKAQTNDLVSFIEGLKTNLKKEAEFVEGIDVGDNFAALNNTEPSSKMFFTNADENAPSKNALDLKAKIENLKGYINKTFGNNSDMKPVVDRANAMLLTEFKKGQTIKNKNWLQYKFYGQPLIAALSNLEVIQSEARNLQSDALMTMLQEKVDADIKFDAYTAIVSAPTTVIQGEAAQAKVAIGNYSSNVPGLSMPGLTVTNGQGVRGLDTGSTGDKSFSGKISFTDVNGKVIELPYSHTYKVIAGAQELKAQKGAIVTADKMNVLYRGLPNPISGSILGADMSGISLSASGASVSGSGGKWTVTPGGGTTVNLTISGRDPKGGVISQSFPFRIKNVPPPVGQVQGKSVVSMPASSIPNQRVTADMPDFDFPVSFTVNSFMFKVPGKAAMLVNGNSLSNVASLTKNLRNGDIAYIFNIQATASGLGGQALKQIPPVVINVQ from the coding sequence ATGGCACAAGGAAAACAGACCCCTCGTCAGAAGATGATTAACCTGATGTATCTGGTCTTCATTGCGATGCTTGCAATGCAGATTGATCAGGAAATTATCAGGTCATATGATGATACCAATAATACACTTACAAGTACAAGAAAGTTAGTTGAAGAGAAAAACGATAAAATTTTCGAGAAAACTTTAGAAGCAAAACAGGTTAATACACCTGAAACATACACTAAACCATTAGAGGATTATCGAGGTTTAAAAGCACAGACCAACGATTTGGTATCTTTCATTGAAGGTTTAAAAACAAATCTCAAAAAAGAAGCTGAATTTGTTGAAGGTATTGATGTTGGTGACAACTTCGCGGCATTAAACAATACAGAGCCTTCTTCAAAAATGTTTTTTACCAATGCGGACGAAAACGCTCCTTCTAAAAATGCGCTCGATTTGAAAGCTAAAATTGAGAATCTTAAAGGTTATATTAACAAGACTTTTGGTAATAACAGCGATATGAAACCTGTGGTTGACAGAGCAAATGCGATGTTACTTACAGAGTTTAAAAAAGGGCAAACAATTAAAAATAAAAACTGGTTACAGTACAAATTTTATGGTCAGCCGCTTATTGCAGCACTTTCTAATTTAGAAGTTATCCAGTCAGAAGCTAGAAATCTTCAGTCTGATGCGTTGATGACAATGCTTCAGGAAAAAGTTGACGCAGATATTAAATTTGATGCTTATACCGCAATCGTTTCTGCGCCAACTACAGTGATTCAGGGCGAAGCAGCTCAGGCTAAAGTTGCCATCGGTAACTATTCAAGCAATGTTCCGGGATTATCTATGCCAGGTTTAACCGTGACAAACGGGCAAGGCGTAAGAGGATTGGATACCGGTTCCACGGGAGATAAAAGTTTTAGCGGAAAAATTTCATTCACTGATGTAAATGGAAAAGTGATTGAATTACCATATAGCCATACTTACAAAGTAATTGCTGGTGCACAGGAACTTAAAGCTCAGAAAGGCGCAATCGTAACTGCGGATAAGATGAATGTTTTATACCGTGGATTACCAAACCCAATTTCTGGTTCGATTCTTGGTGCAGATATGTCTGGAATTTCCCTTTCAGCATCTGGTGCATCGGTTAGCGGTAGTGGTGGTAAATGGACTGTTACCCCTGGAGGTGGTACTACAGTTAACTTAACAATTTCAGGACGTGATCCAAAAGGCGGCGTGATTTCTCAGTCTTTCCCTTTCAGAATCAAGAATGTTCCGCCACCAGTGGGGCAGGTTCAGGGTAAATCTGTAGTGTCGATGCCTGCAAGTTCCATCCCGAACCAGCGTGTAACAGCAGATATGCCGGATTTCGATTTCCCAGTAAGTTTCACGGTGAACAGTTTTATGTTTAAGGTTCCTGGAAAAGCGGCAATGCTGGTTAACGGAAATTCACTAAGCAATGTAGCATCATTAACAAAGAATCTTAGAAACGGTGATATCGCTTATATCTTTAATATCCAGGCTACTGCAAGTGGTCTTGGTGGGCAGGCATTAAAACAGATTCCGCCTGTTGTAATAAACGTACAATAA
- the gldN gene encoding gliding motility protein GldN encodes MSILNAKSPESFRKYREMGLIKKGDSMVSNKITPLSYGFIEDKDILKSMVVWEIIDMNDKVNQPFYHNEDGLVSQNRSLYQLLFDAINDGRIKEVYDDEMFMTRLSPDAIQSRIKNEVMSDAGIDRLNEAGKLTADELKEFTNVYETKTENVKVLKIKGMWYIDRRDSQMKYRLLGIAAMGQDPATMGQYGPDGQPLASKDELIDLFWVYYPDAREVLANAVVFNSKNLASDITFDDILNARRFSTIIYKTDNGLGNGVIKDYIPRDADAQLEESERIKAQILQMENDMWNY; translated from the coding sequence ATGTCAATTCTGAATGCTAAATCTCCGGAATCTTTCAGAAAATACAGAGAAATGGGGCTTATTAAGAAAGGTGATTCCATGGTTTCAAATAAGATTACTCCGCTTTCATATGGCTTTATTGAAGATAAAGACATTTTGAAAAGCATGGTAGTTTGGGAAATTATTGATATGAATGATAAAGTAAACCAACCGTTCTATCATAATGAAGATGGTCTTGTTTCCCAAAACAGATCTCTTTATCAACTTTTGTTTGATGCTATTAATGATGGTAGAATTAAAGAAGTTTATGATGACGAGATGTTTATGACGCGCCTTAGCCCAGATGCGATTCAGTCAAGAATCAAAAATGAGGTGATGAGTGATGCGGGAATCGACAGACTTAATGAAGCCGGAAAATTAACTGCTGATGAACTGAAGGAATTTACCAATGTTTATGAAACTAAAACGGAAAACGTAAAGGTTTTGAAAATCAAAGGTATGTGGTATATCGACAGAAGAGACAGCCAGATGAAGTACAGACTTTTAGGTATCGCAGCGATGGGGCAGGATCCAGCTACTATGGGTCAGTATGGTCCAGACGGTCAGCCTCTTGCTTCAAAAGATGAGCTTATCGACCTGTTCTGGGTATACTATCCGGATGCAAGAGAAGTATTGGCAAACGCTGTAGTTTTTAACAGTAAAAACTTGGCTTCCGATATTACTTTTGATGATATTTTGAATGCTAGAAGATTTTCTACCATCATTTACAAAACAGATAATGGTTTAGGAAATGGCGTAATCAAAGACTATATTCCGCGTGACGCAGATGCTCAGCTTGAAGAAAGCGAGAGAATCAAAGCACAGATTCTTCAGATGGAAAATGATATGTGGAATTACTAA
- a CDS encoding NAD(P)/FAD-dependent oxidoreductase, whose translation MKNVDYIIVGGGYAGIFFAHQLILNSKSFVIFSEDRKSASEVSAGIVNPVVLKKFTTFWLAKEQIDFLKATLDEIAGYTGKNYLINENIHRIFHDQKEQELWLTKSDTDELKPFLNTEFKSLGTILNSFGAGSVNLSARLNVEGFFNDFKAFFIENNHLREDRFDYSKISGNTYDDISFKHIVFCEGIGVKHNPFFSEIPVVANKGHHLKVKLSEPLGHQLTLKKKHFLFPLNEEIHYYGGTYDPNERGDEDDEFAKQQLIDGLSEFYPHSFEIKEVNYGFRPTVKDRRPILGSQSEHSNLYVFNGLGARGILNGCYFSKELFEHIEIQKPLMPEVDLKRFTK comes from the coding sequence ATGAAGAATGTAGATTACATTATTGTTGGTGGCGGATACGCCGGGATTTTCTTTGCGCACCAACTGATTTTGAACAGTAAATCTTTTGTGATTTTTTCCGAGGACCGAAAGAGTGCTTCGGAGGTTTCTGCCGGTATTGTTAACCCTGTTGTATTAAAGAAATTCACCACATTTTGGCTTGCCAAAGAGCAGATAGATTTTCTGAAAGCAACCTTAGATGAAATTGCCGGATATACAGGAAAAAACTATCTGATTAATGAAAATATTCACCGCATTTTTCACGATCAGAAAGAGCAGGAGCTTTGGCTTACAAAATCAGATACCGACGAGCTCAAGCCGTTTCTTAATACTGAATTTAAGTCTTTAGGGACAATTCTGAACTCTTTTGGAGCAGGATCCGTAAATTTATCTGCTAGACTTAATGTGGAAGGTTTTTTTAATGATTTTAAAGCTTTTTTCATAGAGAATAACCATTTGAGGGAAGACCGTTTCGACTATTCAAAAATTTCCGGAAATACATATGACGATATCAGTTTTAAACATATTGTTTTTTGCGAAGGAATTGGCGTTAAACACAATCCTTTCTTTTCCGAGATTCCTGTGGTTGCCAATAAAGGTCATCATCTCAAAGTAAAACTGTCTGAACCTCTAGGTCACCAGCTCACACTTAAGAAAAAGCATTTTCTATTTCCTTTAAATGAAGAAATTCATTATTATGGCGGAACATACGACCCTAATGAAAGAGGAGATGAAGATGATGAATTTGCGAAACAGCAGCTTATAGACGGACTTTCAGAATTCTATCCGCACAGTTTTGAAATTAAGGAAGTAAATTACGGTTTCAGGCCGACGGTAAAGGACCGCAGACCAATTTTGGGAAGCCAGTCTGAACATTCAAATCTTTATGTTTTTAATGGTCTGGGAGCACGTGGTATCCTAAACGGTTGCTATTTTTCAAAAGAACTATTCGAACATATCGAAATTCAGAAACCTCTCATGCCTGAAGTTGATTTGAAAAGGTTTACCAAATAA
- a CDS encoding asparaginase, with amino-acid sequence MKRKVLLIYTGGTIGMEKDYETGSLRAFDFGNIFQKLPEMKLIECEVSVHPFKKPLDSSDMGPQEWKLIANYIGKNYDHYDGFLILHGTDTMSYTASALSFMLKNLKKPVVLTGSQLPIGDLRTDAKENLLTSLYYASLYENDEAVIQEVTVYFEYKLLRGNRTLKYSAEYFDAYQTPNYPVLGQSGVHLNIEKDFLWRSENDEKFRVDNHISTDVLFWRIFPGMHLEHLLQMPKMKVLILQVFGSGTIFNTEKTQQTLQLLRNRGTEIVVVSQCVSGGVSFGKYSNSNIFTEIGAISGHDMTAESAITKAMHLLDNPKYKGTFAELFAKNICGEITVG; translated from the coding sequence ATGAAAAGAAAAGTACTCCTGATCTACACCGGCGGAACAATTGGAATGGAAAAAGATTACGAAACGGGAAGCCTGCGCGCTTTTGATTTCGGAAATATCTTTCAGAAACTGCCTGAGATGAAACTTATAGAATGTGAAGTTTCTGTACATCCTTTCAAGAAACCGCTTGATTCGTCTGACATGGGGCCGCAGGAGTGGAAACTGATCGCCAATTATATCGGTAAAAACTACGATCATTACGACGGATTCCTGATTCTTCACGGAACCGACACGATGTCGTATACTGCATCGGCACTAAGTTTCATGCTGAAAAACCTCAAAAAACCTGTGGTACTTACAGGGTCACAATTACCTATCGGGGATTTACGGACGGATGCAAAGGAAAACCTGCTAACAAGTCTTTACTACGCAAGTCTTTACGAAAATGATGAAGCCGTAATTCAGGAAGTCACAGTGTATTTTGAATATAAACTGCTTCGCGGGAACCGCACGCTGAAATATTCGGCTGAATATTTTGATGCCTACCAAACGCCAAACTATCCTGTTCTGGGACAGTCGGGCGTGCATTTGAATATCGAAAAAGATTTCCTTTGGCGCTCTGAAAACGACGAAAAATTCAGAGTTGATAACCACATTTCAACGGATGTCTTATTCTGGCGAATTTTTCCGGGGATGCATCTCGAGCATTTGTTACAGATGCCCAAAATGAAAGTATTGATTCTGCAGGTTTTTGGCTCCGGAACCATTTTTAATACTGAGAAAACACAACAGACATTACAGTTGCTTCGCAACCGCGGAACCGAAATCGTGGTGGTTTCCCAATGTGTTTCCGGTGGGGTGAGTTTCGGGAAATATTCGAATTCAAATATTTTTACTGAAATCGGTGCGATTAGCGGACACGATATGACTGCTGAAAGCGCCATTACTAAAGCGATGCATTTGCTCGACAATCCTAAATATAAAGGAACTTTTGCTGAATTATTCGCAAAAAACATCTGTGGTGAAATAACCGTTGGCTAA
- a CDS encoding TrmH family RNA methyltransferase, producing MNDQQTFDYIKHFLTDERLTKIEHFAPESSDFVLPVMEDIFQFRNAAAIVRSVEACGFHKIVAMESENEFNPNLRVTKGAETWVEVEKMPHNLDSLKEIKNRGYKILAVSPEKNATMLPDFELKEPVALVFGTEKEGVTEEILDFADETLAIPMYGFTRSFNVSVAAAICFYELKQKLIKSGIDYKLSEEKLWKMKVRWAVNSIASGPQILAKYLNEQKNINR from the coding sequence ATGAATGACCAGCAGACTTTCGACTATATCAAGCATTTTTTAACGGATGAACGTTTGACGAAAATCGAACATTTCGCACCCGAAAGTTCAGATTTTGTTTTGCCGGTAATGGAAGATATCTTTCAGTTCCGGAATGCGGCAGCGATTGTGAGGTCGGTAGAGGCGTGTGGATTCCATAAAATTGTAGCGATGGAAAGCGAGAATGAATTTAATCCTAATCTTCGTGTGACGAAAGGTGCGGAAACTTGGGTGGAAGTGGAGAAAATGCCTCATAATCTGGACAGTTTGAAAGAAATTAAAAACCGCGGATATAAAATTCTGGCTGTTTCACCGGAAAAAAATGCCACAATGCTTCCTGATTTCGAATTGAAAGAACCTGTAGCATTGGTTTTCGGGACTGAAAAGGAAGGTGTTACTGAGGAAATCCTGGATTTTGCAGATGAAACTTTAGCAATTCCCATGTACGGGTTTACACGAAGTTTCAATGTTTCCGTCGCGGCAGCGATCTGTTTTTATGAACTGAAACAGAAGCTTATCAAATCCGGTATCGATTACAAACTATCAGAAGAAAAACTCTGGAAGATGAAAGTGAGATGGGCTGTAAATTCTATAGCCAGCGGTCCGCAGATTTTAGCCAAATATTTAAATGAACAGAAAAATATAAATCGATGA
- a CDS encoding SdpI family protein, which translates to MINQLFEDPFFNITALVGGILFVAGFIMYRFPPKKINYFYGYRTNSSMKNQDRWDFAQKYSARQMMVTGFFLAASSLLVLFSDFGSFLTLGVGLAFVILAGVILLIRVEKAIKRRFEEQ; encoded by the coding sequence ATGATAAATCAACTTTTTGAAGATCCGTTTTTTAATATTACGGCACTTGTTGGAGGAATTTTATTTGTTGCAGGATTTATTATGTATAGATTTCCACCAAAGAAAATTAATTACTTTTACGGCTATAGAACAAATTCGTCGATGAAAAATCAGGATAGATGGGATTTCGCGCAGAAATATTCCGCAAGGCAAATGATGGTGACAGGGTTCTTCTTGGCAGCAAGTAGCTTACTGGTTCTATTCTCTGATTTCGGAAGTTTCCTAACACTGGGAGTTGGGCTCGCGTTTGTTATTTTGGCTGGTGTAATTCTCCTGATAAGAGTTGAAAAAGCGATTAAAAGACGTTTTGAGGAGCAATAA
- a CDS encoding RsmE family RNA methyltransferase gives MKLFFGEIFPEVKINDEEQTHISKVLRMREGEEIFVTDGKGNLAKGNLIFEGKRVLIETTEIRENLANFPTQIHIAIAPTKNIDRIEFFLEKATEMAVSEITLIQTEKTERKNLNIEKLRKQSVSASKQSLRFHFPIVNDLTKFSDFVKSLDPETTFVAHCNENLERIDLREIESKKNMTFLIGPEGDFSDREIQLLAERGIKAVSLGNQRLRTETAGVFVAAWNYSQMM, from the coding sequence ATGAAACTGTTTTTTGGAGAAATCTTTCCTGAGGTAAAAATTAACGACGAGGAGCAAACGCATATCTCAAAAGTGCTTCGTATGCGCGAAGGTGAAGAAATCTTCGTAACCGATGGAAAAGGAAATCTTGCCAAAGGAAATCTTATTTTTGAAGGTAAAAGAGTTTTAATTGAAACCACAGAAATCAGGGAAAATCTGGCGAATTTTCCGACCCAAATTCATATCGCGATTGCACCCACAAAAAATATCGACAGAATTGAATTTTTTCTTGAAAAAGCTACAGAAATGGCGGTTTCAGAAATTACTCTGATTCAGACCGAAAAGACAGAAAGAAAAAATCTCAACATCGAAAAACTTAGAAAACAAAGTGTTTCTGCGTCGAAGCAAAGTCTGAGATTTCATTTCCCAATTGTTAATGATCTGACAAAATTTTCAGATTTTGTAAAAAGTCTGGATCCGGAAACCACTTTTGTTGCCCATTGTAACGAAAATCTGGAAAGAATTGATCTTAGAGAAATTGAGTCAAAGAAAAACATGACTTTTTTAATCGGTCCTGAAGGAGATTTTTCAGATCGGGAAATACAGCTTTTGGCAGAACGCGGAATTAAAGCGGTATCTCTTGGAAATCAAAGACTGAGAACGGAAACCGCGGGCGTTTTTGTCGCTGCATGGAATTATTCCCAGATGATGTAA